A segment of the Hemitrygon akajei chromosome 10, sHemAka1.3, whole genome shotgun sequence genome:
acagttagcACTCTACAACTggcatagataacttcactcacaagttgtggtgaactacatatacctgtctggacacgccccctgctgactgctcctgtggctcctcccacagaccccggtataaaggcgattgaggcctgagccctgccctcagtctccaggatgtagcatggtggtcaattgctgcttgttctttcttccagtcaatatctcgcctcacgtcacagagagttattgatggtgcatcaattttattgactggaagtttaaaCCATGGACAGCAtcttacgtccggaaaaattagaccttgatcctcaagctccagaagcagctcttgcctttgaactctggcttgcatgcttccaatcatacttggaacagattccagtgactgagcctgccacgaagtacaaaatattactatctagagtaagtccaaaagtattctcccttatcagggacctaccGACCTACcgaggggcactggacgccctcaaaaggcagtacctgtggccggtgaacaccgtctacgcaagacatcgcttagcgacgcggcgacaGCGAACCGGCGAGTCGAGCggggagtttctccgagccctacagtgAATCGTCCGAACTTGCGACTGCAGGgtactgacggcggaacagcatgcggagctcctggtacgagacgccttcgttacagggatcaggtcagtgtacgtgcgccagcggctgctggaaattgccgatcttaccttacgattggcgatcgagacggccgacacactggaggctgctctgcacaatgctgacgctgtccagctgcgcgatcccccgccggttccgtggaatCTGCAGACCCCGTCACCCGCAAGCAAATTCACCACCGCCACTGCCAGTCACGATTCCACAagctccccgaacccgaccacagctgctaccagtcgcaagtccgtgcagtgttacttctgcgaactcgaaaagcacccccgaaaatgctgcccagcccgagaagcgacctgctccagctgcgggaagaagggccatttcgccaaggtctgtaagtctgaaccacgagtgGGGTTGGGCAGCGCTGCATGTGAGGCATGgtggccgccatcttgcctgcccggatgggggcggccatctttgtcggcgccaccttgccccgcccccgacccaccgatgcttaccgggcaccaagacggcagttcaactctggcctccgtaaccctcgaccaaagcgccccacaccagcttgcaaggtcaatgatggacatcctggtggaggggcacaggactagctgcctgtttgacacgggcagcccTGAGAGTTTTATTTACCCGGACACGGTACAAcgctgcagactcgtgacacagccggtaagccagagggtcaccatggcttctggatcgcattccacagacatccggggggggggttgtgtagcgacattggtggtgcagggcacagaatatcggaactttgcactactggtcatgcctcaactgtgcgcacctgtgcaattggggctggacttccagagccacctcgaaagtgtgactatggcatatgacgggcccctcccaccactcactgtcaggaatcctcagttttgtgggactttgtcatataccccgctactgaccacacacacacacactgacccacacatcccacccagcaccatgccgacagctgcgctactgacaccacttgcagcctctccaccctcaagatccctcccccaccgctgttcgccaacctgacccccgactgtaaacctgtggcaactaaaagcaggaggtacagcgtgggggacagggccttcattcagtcggaggtgcagcggctgctcaggaaggggatcattgagccaagcacaagtccttggagggcccaggtggttgttgttcggaccgggcagaaaaataggatggttgtggactatagccagaccatcaataggttcacgcagcttgacgcgtaccccctaccccgcatcgcggatatggtcaaccagatagctcagtacaaggtgtattcgaccatagatctgaaatccacttatcaccagctccccatccgcccagaggaccgcccctacaccgccttcgaggtgggcagcaggctctatcacttcctgcgcgtcccatttggtgtcacaaatggtgtctcggttttccagagggaaatggaccggatggtggaccagtgccaactgaaggccacatttccatatctggataacatcaccatctgcggtcacgactggccggatcagaacaccaacctccaacgatttttccaagtggccaaagctctgaaccttacctatagcagggacaagtgtgtgttcggaaccacctgactcgctatccttaggtatgttgtggagaacggtgttattggccctgatcccgaccgtatgtgccccctttcagaactccctcttcccaccaccttcagagccctcagacggtgcctgggcttcttttcctattacgcccaatgggtccctcactacgcagacaaggcccgccccctggtcaagtccaccacatttcccctctctgccgaggctggaggcactatctcgctggcaaaaggttcaccttgctgaccgaccagcgctcagttgcgttcatgttcagcaaccaacagcggggcaaaatcaaaaatgataaaattttgcggtggagaatagaactctccacctacaactatgatatcctgtactggcctggaaggctcaatgagccccctgatgccctatcccggggagcgtgtgccagcgcacagcttgaccagctatacgcccttcatgcacatctttgccacccgggggtcacccgattttaccattttgtgaaagcctggaacctgccgtactcccttgaggacatcaggacgatgaccagggactgccaagtctgcgctgagtgcaaaccgcacttctaccgtcctgaaaaggtacaacttatcaaggccacccgaccctttgagcgactgagtgttgactttaagggcccccttccctccaccgaccgcaatgtctactttctcaacattatcgacgagtactcgcggttcccctttgccatcccctgccccgacaccactgccacgtccgtcataaaagccctgcgccagctcttcactctgttcggatatccctgctatatccacagtgatagagggtcctcctttatgagtgacgagctgcgccggtacctgctcgctaggggcattgctactagttggACCacaagttataatccccggggaaatggacaggtggagagggagaatgccacagtgttgaaggccacacttttaacccttaagtcaaagggggtgatcccagttccctgtttccaagtcccaggtccgcggcgatccaagtccctagtcccctagtccgaggttcgtgttcctctttgtcctcgatTTCCTGAttttctgtgtagcgagtaataaacgccattttattgaacctaagaaagacgtgtttgtgtcctgcgtgtgggtcctctcccagcacccttgtccccacctcaTGATACCCTCAAACTTCGGTGGAACATATAAGTGTGCAGTGCTAGGATAAGTCAGCACATGTTGAGCATATCTATctatgcatgggtttcctcagggaCTGGCGTACATTTTTTTCCTGGGGCAGGCCTCTGTAAGACTGTAAACTATACAAATGCTCAGAATAAATGATTTGAGAAAACTGACAACAATTGTGTTACCATATCCAGAAGTATTTTTATTAACTAATTTATACAGGTGTATACTTCGCAGAAAATCCCATATTTATACATAAAGAACAAAACCATGAATAATCAGAGCAACAAATAGATATACAGTAAACGTTTGTGTAGTTAAAAGTTTTAAACAGTAATCACTTGATAATGCTGTAACATTTTCAAAATGTTTTGGTAAAGGTACTTGGTGCATGGTTTTTAAAGTGTTGGTATTTGTCTCCTCCTGCAACTAGTACTGTGGCAGGGAAAGTACGAGGTCTGTCTGGATCCTGAAATGAAAGTAATAATTAGTATTAGTAATTACATCTAACAAAATGTTTAGCATAAATGCACATTACACAGGCACATTTGGGTATTCAGTCATGAATCAGATGTGAACCAGTGATCTGATTAGCCTGGTCTAATCTAGTTTGTTTAATTCACGGGTATAGAGACACTTGATGTTTTGTTACTTGGGATTTGTTGTAATGTTCAAGTGTTAATTGCAGGCTCCCATGTTCCCCATCAGACCTAGCTAACTTATTTTaatattcctcatttccacctcAATTTTCTAATGGTACTACTCCATTACAAAATCCAGTACATCATCCAGTGAAACAACACCAGgttttaattccatcatccagaccGAAATGCTATGTGTTGGTTGTTGCAGAGATGCTCCTAACTCTTTTGCTATATTTCCTTTCTGGTATTCAGATATGTTATAAGGTAGAGGATTAGATTGTTGAAATTTGCAAAATAATTTCATTGGGTGCAGGGGCATTGGCAATTACAGTGGTCTTTCACACATTATGACAAAGCTGCTGTCTTTTAATAATTTGGCAGCAAAGCAGGGAACTAAGTACTCAAATGTAACTGAGCATTATCAGAGATTGCATGTGAGGTGGGCTCCTTTTTGCTGGGCAGTCATACGTGTAGATGAATTTCATTTCACTAGGAAAAATTCTGATCAAATTTTAGGCCATTAATGCCTAGGATTTCTGGTTAGGTTTGTTGGCCCTTGCTATGGATTGACTGGGGTACTAATACCAGTTGGGTTCCAGGCTGCTAGTAAGTCAGTTGAGAAGGAGAAATAGCTCAAACATACAACTGAGTTTCATTTGGGGTGGAGGATTAGAGAGCGGGATTGAAACAACCTCTCAGAGCAGTGAAAATTGAATGAAATGGGTTTGGAGTGTTTGAGGTCTACAGATATATTAGCCTTTCTCTTGAATTTCTACGGTGTCTGGGAGATTAAATATTAATTACAGTACAGTATGAGAACTCTCAGTTTTTGTAGACTGAAAAGGAGTTCAGATTAACAGATATCATGGAAATACAGATTATTGAGAAGTGCAAGTTATTTCACATCTTTTTAGAGTGTAGTTAAATACTCACGTCAACAGGATAGGCCGTGGTTGGGACATAACGGATCACAAAGCCACATCTGCGTCTGTTTGAAAAGTTGGGTTCACTGAAGTGAACAGTCAACCCATCATGaacctgaattttttaaaaatacaaacaGGTTATAAAATTTAAAGGTACAGTGGAGAATTTGTAAAAAGTCCATATACACCTGTACTTTATTTATAGTTTTGATTCCAGCATTCCACTCACCGACATTTCTCCTGCTTTCAGAGGACATTGAACAGCCTTCTCTTTTTCAATCAAGTGCTCAGGAATTTCCTGATTGGATGTCAACATATTCCCAGCTTCTGTACTTGTTCTATGTTCCAGTAATCCTTGCTTGTGGCTTCCTACAAGTATCATTGATCATAATATTAGCCCTCTGGAAAATAATTTGAATTCTCTTGCTATCAAAGATTTGATTGGATTGAAACTTTGCACTTCATActccattattgaaaaaaaaggTTGAGGGCTGGGGGTTGAGAACAAAGAATTATAGACTAAGTATAATAGCTTAGAAATATATAGGGAAGTTCTGAGAGGTCATAAATCCAAGTGTCAAATCTGTTTCCCCcttcacaggtgctgcctgatttgctgagtttttCAGGTTTTGAGCCTGTCAAGAACTAAAATTTTTGAGACGGCCATTGGGCTACATGATCTAAGCTGGGATGTACATGAACTTGCATGGCACAGAACTAAAGTTAACTATGTCAAAAATTTAGAAGTTAAACACAAAAGGAGATGATAGAGAGAAGCTTCTCTCATTGGCACAATTAACCAACTGTGTATCCTCCAGCCAATTGTATATTTAAGTTTGCAGTTAATGTTAAGGTAGGATGCGCAGTAATttgtgtctgtgggaagacaagcCAAAATAAACTGAGTGAACAAAATATGAAGAGTTGATTTTCAAAGGCAAATCTGAGATATTCACTATGGATCAATTTATCTGAAAAGCTGGATTCCAAGTCAAATTCAATTTTAAATactgagttttttaaaaaatccaggaCAATCAAAGTATACAAATAAGTGCAAAGAAGGTTCAGCTCAAACATCACTGAAGTGTTTGGCAGAATAAAGTTGAGAGGCAAATGGTCTATTCCTATTTATGGgccaaaaatgaaaaaaaatgtaaACAAACTTCTTTAAATTTAACCTGGAATAACTTGCAGGACTCCATTTTCTTGGTCAACATCATCAAGGGCCAACCATACAGATGCCACAGAACCTCCTTCAAACCCCCAgtacctgcagataatgaacaacaTCAAGCTGTCTGACAACATTTCCAGAATAGTTATATTTAGAAAAACATGTCCCAACCATTTTGTTTCTGTACTGTCATCCCTGACTTACCTGATGTCCTGATGCCAGGCAACAAATGGCGCAATGTTATTTTCGTGAGGGACATCTGAGGCTGGATACTTACAGATAAACCGAGAGTCGAGTAGAATGATGTTATCACCCAAGGCTGCTGTGATGGTTTGTAGCACAGCAGGATGTGTAGCTAAATCCATCACCCATGGGTACTCTAAATGTATATTATGAAGGTTGTACTGGGTGTATACTTTACCTGGAAAACGCACAGCAGAAGGAAATAAGTAAGTTTAAATTTTACGTAATTCTGTTCTTACTGTAAATATGTTAAATATATAACAACATTGAAAATGCAAGATAAAATGTTTGATTGCATTGCATATTCTAACAGTGCAGACAAACTGTTGAATGTACATACACTGCATGAATAGACAAAGATCCTTACCAAATTTCTCCTCAAGAGCTGAATAGTTCTGAACAGCCTGTGCCAATTCATTTTTGTTCAGGACCTGGATTCCTGTAATATAGCCATTTTTTTCATAGGCATTCTTCAAGTTAGTTGCCTTGCTTTCCATGCTGACAACTTGATTTATCCTTCCTTTTTCCTGAAGTTGTATTGATACCTCAAGCAGCTAGCTTAAATATACTTCAGGAAGGCTCATTTACATACAACTCTCAACTACTTCCTTGAATAGAGCATACTAGCATTCACCTGACTGGTGATGTGATTATGCAAGAACAAAAGATTTAACTGTAATTTCACGCCTCTGAATGAGTTCATTGTATACCTGGAGTATAcaaaattaaattattttttcATTGATCACAACACATAGTTGATGTTGAAAAACTCCACACTTTTTATGTAATTTCCTTTGACCTAGAAGCAGGATTATTTTCAACCCCATCACTGTTGTATCACTGACTCTACCACTAAGCCAGAAAACCGACCATTATTCAATGAGGGTATAGAAGAATGTTCCACATGAATAATTAAAAACAAAGTGTTAACTGGCATAGCTACAACATAGAATTATATTGATGCTAGACTTCAGCTGTGGTACGTGGTGATCACACAACCAATGGACCAGATCAAAGATCAGCAGTCTCAGCACATCTTATCATGAATGGTCATGTAGAATTAAATGGTTAAAATGATTTAATGAGCATACCCATCCTCAATAATGGCAGGTGAGATGCAGCTAGAATATTTATATTTTCATCGTGAAGAGGGAAAGGTTAGTCTTAGCACCCAGCATAAGTCACCATCGTCACTAGTCCCAATTTGATTCACGTGATCTTTCGGGGTGACTGAGAAAGCAAGCTGCACCAAGAGCCATGGCACTTGAAACCTTTGGCTATACTAAACTCCATAGCCAGTCGTGCGTCTTATCAATGTGTTCCAGCAACGATGTGGGCATTAACTCAAAGTGAAAGATTGTTCATATAAGCTCCGACTAGCAAAACACAGGACAGATCCAGTCCAACTCATCACTGCCCCCATCAATCTGTCTCAATCAGCAAGATAATTGACAATGTCATCAAGAATACTGTCTAGCCACATTAATTTGCTTAATAGTAGCAGATTATCCTCTGaaaagacatagaacatagaatgtagaatagtacaacacagtacaggcccttcggcccacaatgttgtgccgacccttaaaccctgcttcccatataacccccaaccttaaattccaccatatacttgtctagtagtctcttaaacttcactagtgtagctgcctccaccactgactcaggcagtgcattccacacaccaaccactctcttagtaaaaaaccttcctctaatttcccccttgaacttcccaccccttaccttaaagtaatgtcctctggtattgagcagtggtgccctggggaagaggcgctggctgtccactctatctattcctcttaatatcttgtatacctttatcatgtctcctctcaacctccttctctctaaaaagtaaagccctagttcccttaatctctgatcataatgcatactctctaaaccaggcagcatcctggtaaatctcctctgtactctttccaatgcttccacatccttcctataatgagatgaccagaactggacacagtactccaagtgtggcctaaccagagttttatagagttgcatcattaccttgcgactcttaaactctatccttcgacttatgaaaATTAACATCCCATAAGTTTTCTTAAATACCCTATCTGCCTATGAggaaactttcagggatctgtagacaTATACCCCCagctccctctgctcctccacactaccaagtatcctgccatttaccttgtactctgccttggagtttgtccttccaaagtgtaccacctcacacttctccagtttgaactccatctgccacttctcagcccacttctgcatcctatcaacgtctctctgcaatcttcgacaatcctcaacactatccacaacaccaccaatctttgtgtcatctgtaaacttgccaacccacccttctaccctcacatccaggttgataataaaaatcacagaaagtagaggtcccagaaccgatccttgtgggacaccactagtcacaaccctccaatccgaatgcactccctccaccacgaccctctgctttctgcaggcaagccaattctgaatccacctggccaaacttccctgaatcccatgccttctgactttctgaataagcctaccgtgtggaactaGTATATtgactacataatccacatcattaactttagACACAatctcataaggaccatgaaattttgCTTGCAAAGGGTTAGTTTGCGTGGGAAACAGCACAAGATTGAACGGCACAAAACAGCACAAAATTGAAGACAATTTCTCTTCAGAGCTTATTGCAACCTGATGTAAGCAGAAATAAAAAATACTGAATCCCTAAAATGTGGGTGACATTAAGACAACATCCTTTGAATGTGGTAACAATAAAACCACCAAAAAATTATTAGGAACCTGTGGAAAAACTCTCTACTGCATGTATTTCTACCCAGTAGGACGATAGATACCtgtacataggaacagaattaggccattcaacccattgaatcTGTTCCTCCATTCATTCAACGTTGATTTATTTCCCCTCTGAACAGCATTCTCATTTCTTCTCCCATTAACTTTAGtggcctgactaatcaaaagccaatcaaattctgttttaaatgaacccaattgcttggcctccacagccgttttTGGCAATcagttccacagtttcaccaccttctggctaacaaaattcctcctcactcatCTACAAGGGTGTCCTTCTATCTTGAGACTGTGTTCCCTGACCCTAGACTCCTcctctactggaaacatccttgccATGTTCAGTCTCTCTAGGCCTCTCATTTTAATAGAGGTTCCCCCATCCCTCATCCCACTCCACATCATACTTCTAAacgccagtgagtacaggcccaggacaatcaaacattccccaagtgtttgatggtcagtcatgactggaagttagagaaatcgatcttcatgccatcaggttgcggGCAACCCAGATGCATTATGAGATGTTGCTGCTTCTACTTGAGCAAGACAGCATCATGGCAGGACAGGCCATACATTAATACTCACGaatacagctaaacgaaacaaAATTACTCTGGAGCCCAGGTGCAAAATAGAGTACTAACGATCATACACAGCACTATATAAGATAGCAAACATATGCAGTATAAGagagcagtaaaatacagtcacaaaaaagTATAATTTAAAAGAAAGACAAATTTTCAAATCAAAGCATTTTTAGTAATTTATGAGTACCGCTAGTCCAATTACTACTCATGAGACCTTGCAGCATACAAATTGTCACATGACAATGATGACTGCATATTAAAAGCATTCAACATTTAAGTTCTCTGGAATATTTTTTGGTTGCTAAAGTTCAGTTAAGTTAAAGGTTGTGGTTATAAAAACAAAGATAACTATAAGGAAGCTGGAACtaattaattaaaattaatgAGTAATGCATTCTGTAATGGACAGGTT
Coding sequences within it:
- the LOC140734066 gene encoding probable alpha-ketoglutarate-dependent hypophosphite dioxygenase, which codes for MESKATNLKNAYEKNGYITGIQVLNKNELAQAVQNYSALEEKFGKVYTQYNLHNIHLEYPWVMDLATHPAVLQTITAALGDNIILLDSRFICKYPASDVPHENNIAPFVAWHQDIRYWGFEGGSVASVWLALDDVDQENGVLQVIPGSHKQGLLEHRTSTEAGNMLTSNQEIPEHLIEKEKAVQCPLKAGEMSVHDGLTVHFSEPNFSNRRRCGFVIRYVPTTAYPVDDPDRPRTFPATVLVAGGDKYQHFKNHAPSTFTKTF